A section of the Humulus lupulus chromosome 2, drHumLupu1.1, whole genome shotgun sequence genome encodes:
- the LOC133818082 gene encoding uncharacterized protein LOC133818082 has protein sequence MADHHHHLQQHRPHRLKVPSRAVAAAPTTFVTTPTTSRPYPVFAFASSTPTTLATPSKHRLSSLSSKSSNYNNNNKSSLSFLFLLLFSLRSLYSLLPFLRSSPSFSLFPFSFLVSLLSFLLTYVFSVFTSFSSSSSSSTRDPFHQKQSQPVFSLTLLSLSEHRILVARSILLAVVFLLRFQALRYCGTAAMILAELCGNMAARFVGEGRNLNMGDQNLSSKVRGFLALFLGLFLLSLSWDRIECFPFSAKFVDKLGFSVFPRDTCLRIWPMLLPFLSGFLGCYERVSMNWGSIRQLGRKRVRLISLFFTTVVLFFPAVISMLMFEAEGDGFSFGNLVWPLANTVVFGVLLTENFSDEKLVSSKDFRKEFVVTFVCTLVLELFYFPELSLWGLLLCGLLLYIAVRELDPFYSNHLELGLESPESFIELIMKPIRHILSERKSRKIALFLMINTGYMVVEFVAGFMSNSLGLISDACHMLFDCAALAIGLYASYISRLPANNQFNYGRGRFEVLSGYVNAIFLVLVGSLIVLESFERILDPQEISTKSLLTVSIGGLLVNMVGLVFFHEEHHHAHGGSCSHSHSHSHEHSHDLVGHDHKGCEKHEESICVSHESHEPHSDEIHGHSHHMNSVSSKDNNQTGINKCHDHHQHGHHGHGHCHDNHAHDHDHDHCHGHADAHTHNHDHDHHPGHSCQHDHSRSNKSHQHHQHEHHCHGHDHHDNHGHDHGDSNQHDLHDLISNGEQSHKDRHRHIDHNMEGIFLHVLADTLGSVGVVISTLLIKYKGWLVADPACSIFISVLIVSSVIPLLRNSAEVLLQRVPRVHEEDLRKALAKVRRMKGVRGIQNLHVWSFTNSDVVGTLRLHVSAETVKASAKTEVSDILREAGIKDLTLQIECAR, from the coding sequence ATGGCGGATCACCATCACCATCTTCAACAACACCGTCCTCACCGGCTTAAAGTGCCTTCACGCGCCGTCGCAGCTGCCCCCACTACCTTTGTCACTACCCCTACCACTTCTCGGCCGTACCCTGTTTTTGCTTTCGCATCTTCAACCCCGACTACTTTAGCTACTCCATCAAAACACCGTCTTTCGTCCCTAAGCTCGAAATCTTCAAACTACAATAACAACAACAAGTCTTCGCTATCCTTTCTGTTCCTCCTCCTCTTCTCTCTCCGGTCTCTTTATTCACTCCTCCCTTTCCTTCGCTCCTctccttctttttctttattcCCTTTCTCGTTTCTGGTCTCCCTTCTCTCGTTTCTTCTCACTTATGTTTTCTCTGTGTTCACATCGTTCTCGTCCTCCTCTTCTTCCTCTACGAGAGACCCTTTTCACCAAAAGCAAAGCCAACCCGTCTTTTCTCTCACCTTGCTTTCTCTATCCGAGCATAGAATTTTAGTCGCCAGATCGATTCTCCTCGCCGTGGTCTTTCTACTTCGATTCCAAGCACTTCGGTACTGTGGCACTGCCGCAATGATTCTCGCCGAGTTGTGTGGAAACATGGCGGCGCGTTTCGTCGGCGAGGGACGGAATCTAAACATGGGTGATCAAAATCTATCCTCCAAGGTTCGTGGATTTCTAGCTCTGTTTCTTGGGTTGTTTTTGTTATCTCTGAGTTGGGATCGCATTGAATGCTTTCCTTTTTCGGCCAAGTTCGTTGATAAGTTGGGATTTTCTGTGTTTCCAAGAGACACTTGTCTGAGAATTTGGCCAATGTTGCTCCCGTTTCTTTCTGGATTTTTGGGATGTTATGAACGTGTTTCAATGAACTGGGGAAGTATTAGGCAGCTGGGCAGAAAACGGGTGCGATTAATTTCGTTGTTTTTCACAACGGTTGTGCTTTTCTTTCCTGCTGTTATTAGTATGCTCATGTTTGAAGCTGAGGGAGATGGCTTTTCCTTTGGAAATTTGGTTTGGCCTCTGGCAAACACGGTtgtttttggggtcttgttgACTGAGAACTTTAGTGATGAGAAGTTAGTGAGTTCTAAGGATTTTCGCAAGGAGTTTGTGGTCACCTTTGTTTGTACTCTTGTTTTGGAGTTGTTTTATTTTCCGGAGCTATCACTTTGGGGACTATTGCTCTGCGGTCTACTGCTGTATATAGCTGTTCGGGAGTTGGATCCTTTTTATTCAAATCATCTTGAATTGGGATTGGAGTCTCCTGAATCGTTCATTGAGCTTATTATGAAGCCTATTCGGCACATTTTGAGTGAAAGGAAATCAAGAAAAATTGCACTTTTCCTGATGATCAACACTGGATACATGGTTGTGGAATTTGTTGCTGGGTTCATGAGCAACAGTCTGGGGTTGATATCAGATGCGTGTCACATGTTGTTTGATTGTGCAGCTCTTGCCATTGGACTATATGCTTCGTACATATCAAGATTGCCTGCTAATAATCAGTTTAATTATGGTCGTGGGAGATTTGAGGTTCTTTCAGGATATGTTAATGCgatttttctggttttggttgGATCACTTATAGTGTTGGAGTCTTTTGAAAGGATATTGGATCCCCAAGAGATATCAACTAAAAGTCTATTAACTGTTTCAATTGGAGGGCTTCTGGTTAACATGGTTGGATTAGTCTTCTTTCATGaggagcatcatcatgcacatgGTGGATCATGCTCACATTCCCACTCCCACAGTCACGAACATTCGCACGATCTTGTTGGTCATGATCACAAAGGGTGTGAAAAGCATGAGGAGAGCATCTGTGTTTCTCACGAAAGCCATGAACCGCACAGTGATGAAATTCATGGACATAGTCATCACATGAACTCTGTCAGCTCTAAAGATAATAACCAGACTGGGATTAACAAGTGTCATGATCACCATCAACATGGCCATCACGGCCATGGTCACTGTCATGATAACCATGCACATGATCATGACCATGACCACTGCCATGGTCATGCAGATGCCCATACCCACAATCACGATCATGATCATCACCCTGGTCATTCATGCCAACATGACCACTCGAGGAGCAACAAAAGTCACCAGCACCATCAACATGAGCACCATTGCCATGGTCACGATCACCATGACAACCACGGCCATGACCATGGAGACAGCAATCAGCATGATCTTCATGACCTTATCTCCAATGGAGAACAATCGCATAAGGATCGTCATCGCCACATCGACCACAACATGGAGGGCATATTCTTGCATGTTCTGGCAGACACCTTGGGAAGTGTTGGAGTTGTTATATCAACCCTCTTAATTAAGTACAAAGGATGGCTTGTTGCTGATCCTGCCTGCTCTATATTTATATCAGTCTTAATTGTATCTTCAGTTATCCCATTACTCAGAAATTCTGCAGAAGTTTTACTCCAAAGAGTCCCTAGGGTGCATGAGGAGGATTTGAGAAAAGCCTTAGCTAAGGTTAGGAGGATGAAGGGCGTGCGTGGCATTCAGAACTTGCATGTATGGAGTTTCACAAACAGTGATGTGGTTGGAACTCTCCGCCTTCATGTCTCAGCCGAAACAGTCAAGGCTTCTGCAAAGACGGAGGTGTCAGACATACTACGTGAAGCCGGAATCAAGGATCTGACCTTGCAGATTGAATGTGCTAGGTAA